From Thalassoroseus pseudoceratinae, the proteins below share one genomic window:
- a CDS encoding efflux RND transporter permease subunit produces the protein MLNSIIQFALRNRLIILCGAIAVLVVGSLVTATLPIDVLPNLTRPRVVIVTECEGLAPEEVEQRVTFPLEATINGAAGVIAVRSSSDIGLSVINVEFDWGTDVQTARQIVQERMSLVSEQLPPNVMPQMGPRSSLLGQIVLVGLWSQDGTTSPMELRTMADWVIRQRLRKIAGVSQVITMGGDRKQYHVLVDRHKLHHFDVSLSDVEQALRASNGNVTGGFMGRDGREFLIRGLGRFESGDEIRKTVVCDDGERPLLLGQVATIKEVAQTKRGDASVNGRSAVVLTIQKQPGADTRLVTESIREALVELKPSLPPDVRLQTTYEQREFIDHSVHNVIEALRDGAVLVVIVLFLFLFNFRTTLITLTAIPLSILVTALVFRWLGLSINVMTLGGLAVALGELVDDAIVDVENIFRRLKQNANSESPESVIKVIFNASVEVRNAIIISTILVVIVFAPLFALTGMEGRLFTPLGIAYIVSICASTVVSLTVTPVLSYYLLPNAKVTTQDKDGVILRVLKALFRPVIRFSMKPAGLMCSLTILGASCVVGGVIAYTMGRDFLPPFDEGAAQVNLFAPPGTSLNVSRELSRMADRNLQKLVATEDNPRAPLRWFTCRTGRAEQDEHVMGVNISEYVITLNPDSGLSREEVIEVLHEAVEHVPGVETEVEQPIAHLISHMLSGVTAQIAIKLYGDDLEVLREEAEHIKEAIKTVNGIAPPIVEQQQPTPQFRVDLNHDMLAYYGATSQFVNHFIETAIHGQEVSQMIDGQRAFGILLRLEESQRRDLDNLHRTPMELPSGKVIPLSAVAKVYEAVGPNTINRDDGRRRIVIRVNTMGRDVGSAVGEIKAKIASDIQLPEGYFVTYAGQFEAQQHANSRIFWLSGIALIAVVVVLYSTYNSFNIVLQLLIAVPAAFVGGIIALFLTDQTFSVAAMVGFVSLGGIAARNGLLLISSYLEQMEDQPLSEDIIIHGSLDRLAPVLMTALTTGLGLVPLVIGGHLPGKEILFPVATVILGGLVTATIAEFLIRPGLFWLCHPERNAHTANSLAKID, from the coding sequence ATGCTCAACTCCATCATTCAATTCGCACTCCGAAATCGTCTGATCATACTTTGCGGAGCGATTGCGGTTCTTGTTGTCGGCAGTTTGGTGACCGCGACGCTGCCAATCGATGTGTTGCCTAATCTGACTCGGCCTCGCGTCGTCATCGTCACAGAGTGTGAAGGACTCGCCCCCGAGGAGGTCGAGCAACGCGTGACGTTTCCACTCGAAGCGACCATTAATGGTGCCGCCGGTGTAATCGCTGTTCGCAGTTCATCTGATATTGGCCTGTCTGTGATCAACGTCGAATTCGACTGGGGGACCGACGTGCAAACGGCAAGGCAGATCGTTCAGGAACGGATGTCGTTGGTGTCAGAACAACTGCCGCCGAACGTGATGCCTCAAATGGGACCGCGTTCTTCGTTGTTGGGGCAAATAGTCCTCGTTGGTTTGTGGAGCCAAGACGGCACGACCTCGCCGATGGAATTACGGACAATGGCCGATTGGGTTATCCGCCAACGTCTTCGCAAGATCGCCGGCGTGTCGCAGGTGATCACAATGGGCGGAGATCGAAAGCAATACCACGTGCTCGTTGACCGGCACAAATTGCATCACTTCGATGTGAGCCTCTCCGATGTGGAACAGGCCTTGCGAGCTAGCAACGGCAATGTCACCGGTGGATTCATGGGGCGAGACGGTCGAGAGTTCCTGATCCGTGGTCTCGGGCGGTTCGAGTCTGGTGACGAAATTCGAAAAACAGTCGTCTGCGACGATGGTGAACGCCCGCTGTTGCTCGGGCAAGTTGCAACGATCAAAGAAGTCGCGCAAACGAAGCGCGGCGATGCTTCCGTCAACGGACGTTCGGCGGTTGTTCTGACGATTCAGAAACAACCGGGAGCCGACACACGGTTGGTTACCGAATCGATTCGTGAAGCTCTGGTTGAGCTGAAACCGTCACTTCCTCCCGATGTTCGGCTGCAAACAACTTACGAACAACGCGAATTCATCGACCATAGCGTTCATAACGTTATCGAAGCACTTCGAGACGGAGCCGTTCTTGTTGTCATCGTTTTGTTTCTGTTCCTGTTCAACTTTCGAACGACGTTGATCACACTGACTGCCATCCCTCTTTCTATTCTCGTCACTGCACTCGTCTTTCGCTGGCTTGGACTTTCCATTAACGTGATGACGCTTGGAGGACTAGCAGTTGCGCTTGGCGAATTAGTCGACGACGCTATTGTCGATGTCGAAAACATCTTCCGACGCCTCAAGCAAAATGCAAACTCTGAGTCACCGGAATCGGTCATCAAGGTAATCTTCAATGCGAGCGTCGAGGTCCGAAACGCGATTATCATTAGCACCATTCTTGTTGTGATCGTCTTCGCACCGCTATTTGCGTTAACTGGAATGGAAGGCCGATTGTTCACGCCACTCGGGATTGCCTACATCGTTTCCATCTGTGCCTCGACGGTTGTTTCTTTGACTGTCACGCCGGTTCTGTCGTACTACCTGTTGCCGAACGCGAAGGTAACGACGCAAGATAAAGACGGCGTCATCCTGCGAGTACTGAAGGCACTTTTCCGCCCGGTGATTCGGTTCAGCATGAAACCTGCTGGGCTGATGTGTTCACTAACGATTCTTGGTGCGAGCTGCGTTGTCGGAGGGGTGATTGCCTACACGATGGGCCGGGATTTCCTTCCGCCATTTGACGAAGGAGCTGCTCAAGTCAATCTGTTCGCTCCCCCCGGAACATCATTGAATGTTAGTCGCGAACTTAGCCGAATGGCTGACCGGAACTTGCAGAAACTCGTTGCAACCGAGGACAATCCCCGGGCTCCGCTTCGCTGGTTCACCTGCCGCACGGGCCGCGCTGAACAAGACGAACATGTGATGGGCGTCAACATTTCGGAATACGTCATTACGCTCAATCCTGATAGCGGCCTCTCGCGAGAAGAAGTTATTGAGGTATTGCATGAAGCGGTCGAGCATGTTCCCGGAGTTGAAACAGAAGTCGAGCAACCGATCGCACACTTGATCAGTCACATGCTCTCGGGAGTGACGGCTCAAATCGCCATCAAACTCTACGGTGACGATCTCGAAGTGCTGCGGGAAGAAGCCGAACACATCAAAGAAGCGATCAAAACAGTCAATGGGATCGCACCCCCAATTGTGGAACAACAGCAACCGACTCCGCAGTTTCGTGTCGATCTCAATCACGACATGCTTGCGTACTACGGTGCTACGTCTCAATTCGTCAATCACTTTATCGAGACTGCGATTCACGGGCAGGAGGTTTCACAGATGATCGATGGCCAACGCGCGTTCGGCATCCTGCTGCGTCTGGAAGAATCCCAGCGACGAGACCTCGACAATCTTCATCGAACCCCAATGGAGTTGCCTAGTGGGAAGGTGATCCCCTTGAGCGCTGTTGCGAAAGTCTACGAAGCGGTCGGACCGAACACGATCAACCGAGATGATGGTCGACGACGGATCGTCATTCGCGTCAACACTATGGGACGCGATGTGGGAAGCGCGGTCGGCGAAATCAAAGCGAAAATCGCGAGTGACATTCAATTGCCGGAAGGATACTTCGTGACCTACGCCGGACAATTCGAGGCACAACAGCACGCGAACTCACGCATCTTTTGGCTCAGTGGTATCGCACTGATTGCGGTTGTTGTGGTTCTATATTCAACCTACAACTCATTCAATATTGTGCTTCAGTTGCTCATCGCCGTGCCGGCGGCATTTGTCGGTGGGATCATTGCGTTGTTTTTGACCGATCAAACATTCTCGGTCGCGGCTATGGTAGGTTTTGTTTCGCTTGGCGGAATTGCGGCACGTAATGGCTTGTTGTTGATTTCAAGCTACCTAGAACAAATGGAAGACCAACCGCTCAGTGAAGACATCATTATTCACGGTAGCCTTGACCGTCTGGCTCCGGTGTTAATGACCGCGCTGACGACAGGACTTGGACTCGTTCCACTCGTCATCGGAGGCCACCTCCCGGGCAAGGAAATCTTGTTTCCTGTTGCCACTGTGATTCTCGGCGGTCTCGTTACTGCGACTATTGCAGAGTTCCTAATTCGCCCTGGATTGTTCTGGCTGTGTCATCCAGAACGCAATGCCCACACCGCGAATTCGCTTGCCAAGATCGACTAA